The genomic region ATTTGGATTTGTCGCGATCTACGTTGCTGTGGTTTTCACGTTGTGGTCGATGATTGTCTACCTGAAAGCGGCTTGGCCAGAGTTTGAATTGGGTGCCAAACGGCACTGACATACGCCTTCTGCGCAAGGAATAATCAACAAAAAAATAAAGGATTCAATAGCTTGACAGCGGGAGGCCATTCGTTAAAATGCGCGTCCTGTTTTGCGGGAATAGCTCAGTTGGTAGAGCACGACCTTGCCAAGGTCGGGGTCGCGAGTTCGAGTCTCGTTTCCCGCTCCAGATTTTAACGGTGGTTTCGCGCTCGGCGGAGTTGCCAGAAAGACTGGTTAGAACGCAGTGGATGGTATTCACTGTTTGCCACGGCGGGGTGGCAGAGTGGTCATGCAGCGGACTGCAAATCCGTCTACGCCGGTTCGATTCCGACCTCCGCCTCCAGTTTTTCATCAGTTATAAGCGGGAATAGCTCAGTTGGTAGAGCACGACCTTGCCAAGGTCGGGGTCGCGAGTTCGAGTCTCGTTTCCCGCTCCAAATTCCGAAAGCGATCTTCTGCTTTCAGTTCTATCCAAAGCCCGGATGGCGAAATAGGTAGACGCAAGGGACTTAAAATCCCTCGGTTGGAAACGACCGTGCCGGTTCGATTCCGGCTCCGGGCACCATTCGCTTGCAGCGTTTCGCTTTCAATCCCCTTTGCATCAACCTTTATCAACATTCGCTCTCGCGGCGCGCCAGGCTCGGTATTGTTTCTCCGAATAAACACCGTACAGAGGCATGATGATGCCAAGCAGGCTATACACCATGCCATTCAGCGCCAAATATTTTTCCGGCAAGGTATAAGTCAAAATCAGTGACAGCACGCCAGGGCTCATCAACAGCAAAAACGAAAAACCATGTTGCGCGGCCAGGAATTTCTGTTCGTCGGTCAACCCAAGTTTTTTCGCCTGACGGATGGTGTGGCGATACAACAAAAACATCGCCATGCACATGGTGATAAATCCATAACCATAAATCGCGAATAAATCCGAAATATCGGCGGGGCCGGTGGCGGTGTAGGAGGTTTTCAACAGACCGCCGGTCACCCAGTGGAAAAAACCGCTGAACAGCATTTTTAAAGGATAGACATAGACCAGCACGGTGCACACCAACACCGAGGTCAGCAAAATCGAAACGCCATCGTCGCTGCGATAATCTTTCGACCAGCTTTGATGAGCATGCCAAAACATGATCAGCAGCGCGGCGCTGACAATAAATGATGGGATTTGGTGCAGGGCATTTTTCAGTTCAGCAATGCTGCCCGGCATTTCGTCGCCGGATATGGCCAACAAGGTCAGGGCAAAGGCAAATGCTGCATCAGTAAATGCTTCCAGGCGACTTCCATTGCGCATACAAAAACTCCCGGCAAGAACCGGGAGTTAATGTAGCACAGCAAACCAAGCTTGAAACGTGCGTATTAGACCGCCGTTGGTTGATGGCTGTCGCAAGCCGTACCGGCCAGACGAGACATCGCTTTCAGATCGAGAATTTCGATTTCCTTGCCGGTAGCCGAAATCATGTCGTTTTTCTGGTAGCGTGCAAATAAACGCGAGATGGTTTCGATGGTCAGGCCGAGATAGTTGCCGATATCGGAACGGGTCATTGGCAGAATAAAGCGGGTGGCAGAACGGCCGCGACGCGAATAACGGGTCGACAGGTTGACCAGAAACGCTGCCAGTCTTTCCTCGGCATTTTTCTTGTTCAATAGCAACAGCAATTCCTGGTCGTCGAGAATTTCCTGACTCATCACCCGCATCAGTTGCGAGCGCAGTGACGACATCGTTCCAGCCAACTCTTCCAGTTGCTCGAAAGGCAGTGCGCACACCATCGTTGTTTCCATGGCGACCGCGAAACCGCGATGCGCCATATTGGCAACGGCATCAAGACCAATGACTTCGCCGGCCAGATGAAAGCCGGTGATCTGTTCTTCGCCTTCGCTGGAAATCGTGTAGGTTTTCAAACTGCCGCTACGAATCGCGAACAGGCTTTCCAGTTTGTCGCCAGCGCGGAACAGCAAATCGCCTTTTTGCAGCGGTTTGTTGCGCTGAATGATGCTGTCCAAGTGTTCGATTTCGGCCTCGGCCAGACTGACTGGCAGGCAGAGCTGGCTGATACTGCACTGCTGACAGGAAATCTTCGAGGTCAGTGAGTTGGACATGTTCAGGTTCGGCATTCAATACGCTCCGGCGGCGAAGGTAAATACAGTATAGGTGATACCGCTTTATTCATACAGTTCCCCAAGTCATTAAATCAACCGGGAAAACCGACTCTGCATCATCACCGACAAGTAGCGGTCAAACACGGTACAAATGTTTCGAATTAGCAATCGTCCGAGCGGCGCCACTTCAATGCCTTGCTCGTCAATCGTCACCAGGCCATCATCAGCAAAACTCTGCAAACGCTGCAACTCATCGGCAAAGTAGCTTTGAAAATCAATACCATGGAGCTGATTGATGACAGAGTACTCGAGATTGAAATGGCAAATCAGCTGCATGATGACATCGCGCCGCAGCTTGTCGTCGGCATCCAGTTTGACACCGCGCCAAATCGGCAAATTGGATTTGTCCAAAGCTTCGTAATAGCCATCCAGATCTTTGAGGTTCTGGAAGTAGCTGTCACCGATCTGGGAAATACCCGACACACCAAGCGCCAACAGCTCGCACTCGGCGCGGGTCGAATAGCCTTGGAAATTGCGGTGCAGTTGACCATTGCGTTGAGCCACGGCCAGCTCGTCATTCGGCTTGGCGAAATGATCCATGCCAATATGAACGTAATCGTTGCGGGTCAGGAAGCTGACTGTGTATTCGAGAATCTGCAGTTTTTCTTCAGCGGAAGGCAACGCCTGTTTTGGAATCGCCGCCTGCGATTTGAAGTGCGAAGGCAGGTGCGCGTAATTGAAGATCGACAGACGATCCGGTGATAGCAGCATGACTTTATCAAGCGTTTCGCGAAAGCTCTGCTCAGTCTGATAGGGCAAGCCATAGATCAAATCGAGGTTGATCGAACGAAAGCCATGCTCGCGCGCCTGCTGAATGACTTTTTCGGTCAGCTCAAAGCTCTGCACACGATTGACGGCCTTTTGCACTTTTGGATCGAAATCCTGCACGCCAAGACTCAGCCGATTGAGTCCGAGCTCAGCGAGGCGCTGCATGCTGTCGTCATTGACTGCGCGCGGGTCGACTTCGATCGAATATTCACCTTCGCTGCTCGGCGCAATCTCGAAATGATGGTGCAGGCAATCGACGATCGCCGCCATTTCTGTGTGCGATAAAAACGTTGGCGTACCGCCACCCCAATGCATCTGGGTGACGCGGCGACCGCCAAGCAGTTTTGCGTGCAGGGCGATTTCACGCTTCAGGTATTCGACATAGGTTTGCGCCTTGCGCCGATCTTTGGTGACAATCTTGTTGCAAGCGCAGTAGTAACAAAGCGTCGCGCAAAACGGAATGTGGATATAAATCGACAGTGGCGCTTTCGGATCCGTTTGCGCAATCGCCTGTTGATAATCGGCTTTGCGAAAATCTTCGGTGAATTGCAGCGCTGTCGGGTAGGAGGTATAGCGCGGCCCGCTAAGGTTGTAGCGGGCAATCAACTCGCGGTTGATGCTGATTGGTGCCTGCTGAATCGGAAATTGCAAAATCATAGCCATTACGCCTCCCAGTTGCTGGCAGTGTAGGGGCGCAAACGTTCAAGCAGCTTGATTTATGTCAATTGGCAGACAGGCTGTGGTGATGATGGTGTTGATGCGGGTCATCGGCGGACCAGAGCCCGGCACCGTTATGCCAGGCAATCCAGAGACCAAAGCCGATCAATGCCAGCGCCGAGACCCGGCGCAGCGCATTCGAGAACTGGAAACTGGAGGAGAGCAGCGCCGGCAGCAACATCGCCGGCAAGGTACCCAGCCCGAAAGCCAGCATGTAGAGTGCGGCATCAGCCGCGTCCATGCGCGCTGCGGCCACGGTCAAGGCGCTGTAGACCAAACCGCAGGGCAGTAGACCCCAGAGCATGCCGGCCAGCAAAGACGGGGCCAGTCCTTTGTTTTGCAAGGCACGGGCAAACCACGTTTTCACCGGCTGCCAGAGTTTGGCGCCGAGCCGTTCGAGTTTGGTCAGACCGAGCCACCAGCGGCCGATATATAACCCCATCGCAATCAGCATCAGCCCCGATAACACACGCACGGCAACTGCAAGCGGCTGCAGCTTTTGCAGGGGCAAAAGCATGACTAGCGCGCCTAACGTCCACCCAAGCACCGCGTAAGTCATGATGCGACCCGTGCCGTGCGCAGACAACTTCATGGCGCGCAGCCAGGCGGGGTCGCCACGAGTTTGCTGGCCAAGCGCCATGGCTATGCCGCCACACATCGGCAGACAGTGGCCGGCGCTCAACAGACCGGTGACAAACGCCGCAACAAGCCAGGGCAGTTCAGTCATGATCATCGCTATCGGATTGGTTGGGTTTTGCCGCTTTTTGCTCCATCAGAATGCTGTGACCGGCCGAATCCAAATCCTGAAACTGGCGCTTTTGCACCGCCCAGATAAACGCCCAAATCGCCACAGCCAGCATCAGCAAGCCGAGCGGAATCAACAGGAAAATCGCGCTCATGTCCGGCTTGCTCCAAATTCAGGTTTCAATTCAGGCTGGCGTGGAGTAGAGCTCAAATCAGCAGGCGGCGACATTGGCTCTTGCAGCTGCCATTGCCGCTGCTGGGCCAAGCGGCAGGAATTCAACGTCACCCACAGCGACGAGGCGGTCATGCCAAGCGCGGCCAGCCATGGCGAAATCCAGCCGATGCAGGCAAATGGAATGGCAATGACATTGTAAAGCAAAGCCCAACTCAGATTCTGACGAATGATCGCCTGGGTGCGGCCCGCATAACGAAGCGTCGCGGCAATCGCCGGCAATTGATCATGCAGCAGAATAATGTCCGCGTTCAGGCGCGAGACATCGGCGGCCGAGCCCATTGCCATCGACACATCGGAAGCGGCCAGCACGGCCGCATCGTTGACGCCATCGCCAATCATCAGCACCCGGCGTTTTTCTTTTTGCAACGCCTGCACGTACTGCATTTTTTGTTCGGGCAGACAGCGATAGCGGTACTGCGCCAATGGCAGATTCTGCGCGACGTGCCATACGCGTTGTTCGTTATCGCCCGACAACAAGTGCAGACGGTAACCTTGACTTTGCAACCACTGTAACGTCGCTTCAGTTTGCTCGCGCATTTTCTCGGTCAGCGTAAAGCTGGCGATCCAGTCTTTTTCGTCGGCGAGTACCACGGTGGCCTGACGACGAATGCCTTGATCGGCGACATCGATAAATTCGGCACTGCCGATGCGATAAGGCTTGCCATCAATCTCACCGGACATGCCCTGACCGGGAAACTCCTGAATATTATCGACGCGCAATTTTTGCTCGTTAACGCCAGCCAATGCTTTTGCCAACGGATGCGTGGAATAGTGTTCGAGACTGGCGGCCAATTGTTCTGCACGGTGCGCATCGGGATGGCGGGGGTTACGCACCATAGCTGCGACCCGTTGTTCGCCGGTGGTCAGTGTGCCGGTTTTGTCGAACACGATATCGGTGACACCAAGCAATTGCTCCATCGCTTCGGCGCGGCGAATCAACACCCCTTTTTGCAACAGAAACCGAATGGCGCTGGCCCAGGCTGTCGGCAATGCCAGCGACAAGGCGCAAGGGCAGGTGACGACCAACACGGCAATGGTGATATCCAGTGCGCGATTGGGTTCGACAAAAAGCCAGACGGCAAAAACGATAGCGGCGATCAGCAGA from Permianibacter aggregans harbors:
- the ccoS gene encoding cbb3-type cytochrome oxidase assembly protein CcoS gives rise to the protein MSAIFLLIPLGLLMLAVAIWAFIWAVQKRQFQDLDSAGHSILMEQKAAKPNQSDSDDHD
- the fnr gene encoding fumarate/nitrate reduction transcriptional regulator Fnr, which translates into the protein MPNLNMSNSLTSKISCQQCSISQLCLPVSLAEAEIEHLDSIIQRNKPLQKGDLLFRAGDKLESLFAIRSGSLKTYTISSEGEEQITGFHLAGEVIGLDAVANMAHRGFAVAMETTMVCALPFEQLEELAGTMSSLRSQLMRVMSQEILDDQELLLLLNKKNAEERLAAFLVNLSTRYSRRGRSATRFILPMTRSDIGNYLGLTIETISRLFARYQKNDMISATGKEIEILDLKAMSRLAGTACDSHQPTAV
- a CDS encoding TMEM175 family protein — protein: MRNGSRLEAFTDAAFAFALTLLAISGDEMPGSIAELKNALHQIPSFIVSAALLIMFWHAHQSWSKDYRSDDGVSILLTSVLVCTVLVYVYPLKMLFSGFFHWVTGGLLKTSYTATGPADISDLFAIYGYGFITMCMAMFLLYRHTIRQAKKLGLTDEQKFLAAQHGFSFLLLMSPGVLSLILTYTLPEKYLALNGMVYSLLGIIMPLYGVYSEKQYRAWRAARANVDKG
- the hemN gene encoding oxygen-independent coproporphyrinogen III oxidase, with translation MAMILQFPIQQAPISINRELIARYNLSGPRYTSYPTALQFTEDFRKADYQQAIAQTDPKAPLSIYIHIPFCATLCYYCACNKIVTKDRRKAQTYVEYLKREIALHAKLLGGRRVTQMHWGGGTPTFLSHTEMAAIVDCLHHHFEIAPSSEGEYSIEVDPRAVNDDSMQRLAELGLNRLSLGVQDFDPKVQKAVNRVQSFELTEKVIQQAREHGFRSINLDLIYGLPYQTEQSFRETLDKVMLLSPDRLSIFNYAHLPSHFKSQAAIPKQALPSAEEKLQILEYTVSFLTRNDYVHIGMDHFAKPNDELAVAQRNGQLHRNFQGYSTRAECELLALGVSGISQIGDSYFQNLKDLDGYYEALDKSNLPIWRGVKLDADDKLRRDVIMQLICHFNLEYSVINQLHGIDFQSYFADELQRLQSFADDGLVTIDEQGIEVAPLGRLLIRNICTVFDRYLSVMMQSRFSRLI
- a CDS encoding sulfite exporter TauE/SafE family protein — protein: MTELPWLVAAFVTGLLSAGHCLPMCGGIAMALGQQTRGDPAWLRAMKLSAHGTGRIMTYAVLGWTLGALVMLLPLQKLQPLAVAVRVLSGLMLIAMGLYIGRWWLGLTKLERLGAKLWQPVKTWFARALQNKGLAPSLLAGMLWGLLPCGLVYSALTVAAARMDAADAALYMLAFGLGTLPAMLLPALLSSSFQFSNALRRVSALALIGFGLWIAWHNGAGLWSADDPHQHHHHHSLSAN